The Gasterosteus aculeatus chromosome 8, fGasAcu3.hap1.1, whole genome shotgun sequence genome has a window encoding:
- the LOC120824419 gene encoding AN1-type zinc finger protein 5 isoform X1 — protein MAQETNQTQVPMLCTMGCGFYGNPRNNGMCSVCYKEHLQRQQGGGRSSPPDEKAAASPAGSPGSSGVTVESTTSEPSAQVAGTPPEEQTASPSSPSPVTQQMTAMSISHDSGAVDSDRAEAEEEGEEEGTSNSSDPVEEAAQALSDNDQTPDKNKKKNRCFSCRKKVGLTGFDCRCGNMFCAIHRYSDKHDCPFDYRSAAAARIRKENPIVVAEKIQKL, from the exons ATGGCTCAGGAGACCAACCAGACGCAGGTGCCAATGCTTTGCACAATGGGATGCGGTTTCTATGGTAACCCCCGCAACAACGGCATGTGTTCGGTCTGCTACAAGGAACACCTGCAGAGACAACAGGGAGGGGGGCGATCCAGCCCCCCAGACGAGAAAG CGGCTGCATCCCCAGCAGGTTCGCCGGGGTCGTCTGGCGTGACTGTGGAGAGCACGACCTCAGAGCCCAGTGCGCAAGTGGCAGGAACCCCCCCGGAGGAGCAGACGGCCAG TCCCAGCTCTCCCAGCCCGGTAACTCAGCAGATGACGGCGATGAGCATCTCCCACGATTCGGGAGCTGTAGACTCGGATCgagcggaggcggaggaggagggagaggaagagggcacTTCCAACAGCTCAG ACCCGGTGGAGGAAGCAGCGCAGGCTTTGTCTGATAATGACCAAACTCcagataaaaacaagaaaaagaaccGTTGCTTCTCTTGCCGGAAGAAAGTGGGCCTTACTG GTTTCGACTGTCGCTGCGGGAACATGTTCTGTGCCATCCACCGCTACTCCGACAAACACGACTGTCCCTTCGACTACCGGAGCGCAGCCGCCGCCCGCATACGCAAGGAGAACCCCATCGTGGTGGCGGAGAAGATCCAGAAGTTATGA
- the abhd17ab gene encoding alpha/beta hydrolase domain-containing protein 17A — MNGLSLRELCCLFCCPPCPGRIAAKLAFLPPEPTYTFLPDLEAGPAPPAPPAAAAPPAAPAAAPAPAPAAGTTGTSSLRARSGASVAGSGGPVESRWKLHLTERAEFQYSQRELDTIEVFLARSSRGNRVGCMYIRCVPNARFTVLFSHGNAVDLGQMSSFYIGLGTRINCNIFSYDYSGYGASTGKPSEKNLYADIDAAWHALRSRYGISPENIILYGQSIGTVPTVDLASRYECGAVVLHSPLTSGMRVAFPDTKKTYCFDAFPNIEKVSKITSPVLIIHGTEDEVIDFSHGLALFERCPKAVEPLWVEGAGHNDIELYSQYLERLRRFIGQELAVQHA; from the exons ATGAATGGCCTCTCTCTCAGAGAGCTCTGCTGCCTTTTCTGCTGCCCGCCGTGTCCCGGCCGCATCGCCGCCAAGCTCGCCTTCCTGCCGCCTGAGCCCACTTACACCTTCCTCCCAGACCTAGAGGCTGGCCCTGCACCACCCGCACCacccgcagcagcagcaccacccgcagcaccagcagcagcaccagcaccagcaccagcagcagggaCAACAGGGACATCCAGCCTGCGGGCGCGGAGCGGTGCATCGGTCGCCGGGAGCGGAGGGCCCGTGGAGAGCAGATGGAAGCTCCACCTGACGGAGCGAGCGGAGTTTCAGTACTCTCAGAGAGAGCTGGACACGATCGAGGTGTTCCTCGCGCGGTCCAGCCGCGGCAACCGCGTTGGCTGCATGTACATCCGCTGCGTTCCAAACGCCAG ATTTACAGTGCTCTTCTCCCACGGCAACGCAGTCGACCTGGGCCAGATGAGCAGTTTCTACATCGGCCTCGGCACTCGCATCAACTGCAACATCTTCTCCTACGACTACTCCGGCTACGGCGCCAGCACCGGCAAGCCCTCTGAGAAGAACCTCTACGCGGACATCGATGCCGCCTGGCACGCCCTGCGCTCacg gtATGGCATCAGCCCGGAGAATATCATCCTGTACGGACAGAGCATTGGTACCGTCCCCACCGTGGACCTGGCGTCCCGGTACGAGTGCGGCGCCGTGGTGCTTCACTCCCCCCTGACGTCCGGCATGCGAGTGGCCTTTCCCGACACCAAGAAGACGTATTGCTTCGACGCGTTCCCCAA CATCGAGAAAGTCTCCAAGATCACGTCCCCGGTGCTCATCATCCACGGGACGGAGGACGAGGTCATCGACTTCTCCCACGGCCTGGCTCTGTTCGAGCGCTGCCCCAAAGCCGTGGAGCCTCtgtgggtggagggggcggggcacaACGACATTGAGCTGTACAGCCAGTACCTGGAGCGCCTGCGCCGCTTCATAGGGCAGGAGCTGGCCGTGCAGCACGCCTGA
- the LOC120824419 gene encoding AN1-type zinc finger protein 5 isoform X2 codes for MAQETNQTQVPMLCTMGCGFYGNPRNNGMCSVCYKEHLQRQQGGGRSSPPDEKAGSPGSSGVTVESTTSEPSAQVAGTPPEEQTASPSSPSPVTQQMTAMSISHDSGAVDSDRAEAEEEGEEEGTSNSSDPVEEAAQALSDNDQTPDKNKKKNRCFSCRKKVGLTGFDCRCGNMFCAIHRYSDKHDCPFDYRSAAAARIRKENPIVVAEKIQKL; via the exons ATGGCTCAGGAGACCAACCAGACGCAGGTGCCAATGCTTTGCACAATGGGATGCGGTTTCTATGGTAACCCCCGCAACAACGGCATGTGTTCGGTCTGCTACAAGGAACACCTGCAGAGACAACAGGGAGGGGGGCGATCCAGCCCCCCAGACGAGAAAG CAGGTTCGCCGGGGTCGTCTGGCGTGACTGTGGAGAGCACGACCTCAGAGCCCAGTGCGCAAGTGGCAGGAACCCCCCCGGAGGAGCAGACGGCCAG TCCCAGCTCTCCCAGCCCGGTAACTCAGCAGATGACGGCGATGAGCATCTCCCACGATTCGGGAGCTGTAGACTCGGATCgagcggaggcggaggaggagggagaggaagagggcacTTCCAACAGCTCAG ACCCGGTGGAGGAAGCAGCGCAGGCTTTGTCTGATAATGACCAAACTCcagataaaaacaagaaaaagaaccGTTGCTTCTCTTGCCGGAAGAAAGTGGGCCTTACTG GTTTCGACTGTCGCTGCGGGAACATGTTCTGTGCCATCCACCGCTACTCCGACAAACACGACTGTCCCTTCGACTACCGGAGCGCAGCCGCCGCCCGCATACGCAAGGAGAACCCCATCGTGGTGGCGGAGAAGATCCAGAAGTTATGA
- the LOC120824419 gene encoding AN1-type zinc finger protein 5 isoform X3 — MAQETNQTQVPMLCTMGCGFYGNPRNNGMCSVCYKEHLQRQQGGGRSSPPDEKGSPGSSGVTVESTTSEPSAQVAGTPPEEQTASPSSPSPVTQQMTAMSISHDSGAVDSDRAEAEEEGEEEGTSNSSDPVEEAAQALSDNDQTPDKNKKKNRCFSCRKKVGLTGFDCRCGNMFCAIHRYSDKHDCPFDYRSAAAARIRKENPIVVAEKIQKL, encoded by the exons ATGGCTCAGGAGACCAACCAGACGCAGGTGCCAATGCTTTGCACAATGGGATGCGGTTTCTATGGTAACCCCCGCAACAACGGCATGTGTTCGGTCTGCTACAAGGAACACCTGCAGAGACAACAGGGAGGGGGGCGATCCAGCCCCCCAGACGAGAAAG GTTCGCCGGGGTCGTCTGGCGTGACTGTGGAGAGCACGACCTCAGAGCCCAGTGCGCAAGTGGCAGGAACCCCCCCGGAGGAGCAGACGGCCAG TCCCAGCTCTCCCAGCCCGGTAACTCAGCAGATGACGGCGATGAGCATCTCCCACGATTCGGGAGCTGTAGACTCGGATCgagcggaggcggaggaggagggagaggaagagggcacTTCCAACAGCTCAG ACCCGGTGGAGGAAGCAGCGCAGGCTTTGTCTGATAATGACCAAACTCcagataaaaacaagaaaaagaaccGTTGCTTCTCTTGCCGGAAGAAAGTGGGCCTTACTG GTTTCGACTGTCGCTGCGGGAACATGTTCTGTGCCATCCACCGCTACTCCGACAAACACGACTGTCCCTTCGACTACCGGAGCGCAGCCGCCGCCCGCATACGCAAGGAGAACCCCATCGTGGTGGCGGAGAAGATCCAGAAGTTATGA